The genomic interval AGCGTGGCGTTGAGCACAAAGCACACCAGCAGCCCGATCACATACAGGCTGGACAGCCCCTGGTGCAGGTCCTGCGGCAGATCCAGCGGCAGGTGGTGGTTGGCCAGCACGCCAAAACCCAGCAGCGTGATGGCCACCATCGACCAGATGTAGGTGCCGCGCAGCAGCACCGCCCCCAGCGTGATCTGCAGCAGGTACAGGAAGACAAAGGGGTTGCTGGTTCCGCCGCTCAGGTACAGCTGCACGGTCAGCACTGCCACATCGATGAGCAGGGCCAGAAACAGCTCGGTGTTGCGCACCACCACCGCAGTGCGCATCCGCAGCAGGCTCACCACGTTGAATACAGCCAGGCAGCCCACCACCAGCAGCATCTCGCGCAGCGGTAGCGTGAGGCCCAGGGCGTAGTGCGCCATCAGGATGGTGAACACCTGCCCGATGACGGCGATCCAGCGCAGCTCGATCAGCTGCTGCAGGTTCTTGATGCCCGCCGCGGCATCGGCCGAGCGCGCGCTGCGCGGCGGCAGGATGGCAGCAGGGTCAGGAAGAGGGCGATTCATGGGATGGTGTGGCGGGGGCGGCGGGCGCGCGCAGGCGACGTTCGTAGCGTGCCACATACCACCCAGCGCCTACGACCATCAGGGCCATTGCATACCAGGTGAGCGCATACACCAGATGGCTGTTGTGAAACCGCACCACCGTCATGCCGGCACGCGGCCATGCCGCCGCAGGCGCTGCAGCCGCCGCAGGCGCTGCGCCCGGCAGGCCGGCATCCACGAAATAGGGCGCAACGCGGGGCAGCCCGACCGCCTGGGCGATGGCTGCCACGTCGCGCGAATACCACCGCTGCTGCGCCGGGCTGTTGCTGCGCAAAAAGCCGCCATCCGGCTCCGTCATGCGCAGCAAACCCTGCACCGTGGCCGCGGTGGGGGTGCCGGGCGGCAGGGGCGTGGCGATCCATTGCGCGCGCTGGTCCTGGGGCACAAAACCGCGGTTCACCAGCACCTGGGTGCCGTCGTCCTGCTGCAGCGGGGTGACCACCCAGAAGCCTGCACCCAGCTCGGTCACGGCCTGGGTCAGCACGGTCTTGTCGCCCAGCCAGTGGCCTTGCAGGGTGACGGGCAGGTATTCATGGCTGGCGGCATTCACCCCCGGCCATTCGGCCGCAGCAGGTGCGGGCGTGGGGGCCGCGTGCACGCGCTGATCCACCCGCTCCATCACGGCGAGCTTCCATGCGCGCCGCTCCACCTGCCAGGTGCCCAGCGCGAGGAAGCCCACAAACATGGCAATGCCCGCCAGCAGCAGCACCACGTGGCGCAGCCGCCAGCGCTTTGCGGCGGGCAGGCTGGTGGTCAAGGCCGTGGGTGCCCAGGCGCCTCATGCACCGGTGGCATCGGGGTGGGGTGCTCGGGCATCATGTTGGCATTCATGTGGAACATCACCCACAGGGTGCCCGCGATGGCAATCGCCACGAACACCACGGTGAAAATGGTGGACAG from Acidovorax sp. FHTAMBA carries:
- a CDS encoding SURF1 family protein; protein product: MFVGFLALGTWQVERRAWKLAVMERVDQRVHAAPTPAPAAAEWPGVNAASHEYLPVTLQGHWLGDKTVLTQAVTELGAGFWVVTPLQQDDGTQVLVNRGFVPQDQRAQWIATPLPPGTPTAATVQGLLRMTEPDGGFLRSNSPAQQRWYSRDVAAIAQAVGLPRVAPYFVDAGLPGAAPAAAAAPAAAWPRAGMTVVRFHNSHLVYALTWYAMALMVVGAGWYVARYERRLRAPAAPATPSHESPSS